From the genome of Deinococcus sp. AJ005, one region includes:
- a CDS encoding AMP-binding protein has protein sequence MKTPLTPLEPVLRALNIFGSRPAIQAGEAALSYSELADRTARLVTLLRDCDLTSGAHVLLVSPNTPDALLAFCAVPLAGGVIVPLNPAFNNEALNFLSGHADPVVALVDTGCLARVAERLGKLNIPIIEIGDASDLGARLRAVSPAPLEVSPTLDEDSPISINYTSGTTSDPKGVMVTHRNAYINLSNLLYHLNLRPGSVYLHALPLAHGNGWGSAWAVTAAGGTHVMPGSDDPRELRQALLTRGITHLFASPAILTPLADSAAPMTLPRPVRLLLAGTLPPPHLLEQLQTQGFQVLHGYGLTETNAVMTVSELDPEEGDTRVLSRQGHPMMFGGQVRVVAEDGQPVPADGFTPGEIVIRGNQVMKGYYRNRAATRRALDGGWLHTGDLAVVHPDGRVDILDRAGDLLTIAGQSVSSAQIEAVLYRHPSVREAVVVAAHPQPDQTCAVAFVTLHPGAGVRGEELRGFCTPHLPEYALPSPVYLVAKLPKTASGKVLKHVLRAQARETQMRETQTREK, from the coding sequence GTGAAAACGCCACTGACCCCTCTCGAACCCGTTTTGCGCGCACTCAATATCTTTGGATCACGTCCGGCTATTCAGGCTGGCGAAGCAGCACTGAGCTACTCAGAGCTGGCAGACCGCACCGCCCGACTCGTCACGCTGCTGCGGGACTGTGACCTGACGTCCGGCGCTCACGTCCTGCTGGTCTCGCCCAACACGCCCGACGCACTGCTGGCCTTCTGCGCCGTCCCGCTGGCCGGAGGCGTCATCGTGCCCCTGAATCCCGCCTTCAACAACGAGGCTCTGAATTTTCTGTCAGGCCACGCCGATCCGGTGGTGGCGTTGGTGGACACGGGCTGTCTAGCGCGTGTGGCCGAGCGGCTGGGCAAACTCAACATTCCCATCATTGAAATCGGAGACGCTTCTGATCTGGGCGCGAGGCTGAGGGCCGTCTCCCCCGCCCCGCTCGAAGTTTCACCCACGCTGGACGAGGATTCGCCCATCAGCATCAATTACACCAGCGGCACTACCAGCGATCCGAAGGGCGTGATGGTCACGCACCGCAACGCCTACATCAACCTATCGAACCTGCTCTATCACCTGAACCTGCGACCCGGTAGCGTGTATCTGCACGCCCTGCCGCTGGCGCACGGCAACGGCTGGGGCAGCGCCTGGGCGGTGACTGCGGCGGGCGGCACGCATGTAATGCCCGGCAGCGACGACCCGCGCGAGCTTCGGCAGGCGCTGCTGACACGCGGAATCACGCACCTGTTCGCCTCGCCCGCGATTCTGACGCCGCTGGCCGACTCCGCCGCGCCCATGACCCTGCCGCGCCCGGTGCGGCTGCTGCTGGCCGGAACGCTTCCGCCGCCGCATCTGCTGGAGCAACTTCAGACGCAGGGTTTTCAGGTGCTGCACGGCTACGGCCTGACGGAAACCAATGCGGTGATGACCGTCAGCGAACTGGACCCAGAGGAAGGCGACACCCGCGTTCTGTCGCGCCAGGGCCACCCAATGATGTTTGGCGGTCAGGTGCGCGTGGTGGCTGAGGACGGGCAACCTGTGCCTGCCGACGGATTCACGCCCGGCGAGATCGTCATCCGGGGCAATCAGGTCATGAAGGGCTATTACAGAAACCGCGCGGCCACCCGGCGCGCGCTGGACGGCGGCTGGCTGCACACCGGCGATCTGGCGGTGGTTCATCCCGATGGACGGGTGGACATTCTGGACCGCGCGGGCGATTTGCTGACCATCGCAGGCCAGAGTGTCTCCAGCGCGCAGATTGAGGCTGTGCTGTACCGCCACCCCAGCGTGCGCGAGGCTGTGGTGGTGGCCGCACACCCGCAGCCGGACCAGACCTGCGCGGTGGCCTTCGTCACCCTGCATCCCGGCGCGGGCGTACGTGGTGAGGAACTGCGGGGCTTTTGCACTCCGCACTTGCCCGAGTACGCCTTGCCCAGCCCTGTCTACCTCGTTGCAAAGCTGCCCAAAACGGCGAGTGGCAAGGTGCTAAAGCATGTGCTGCGGGCGCAGGCGCGGGAAACGCAGATGCGGGAAACACAGACGCGGGAAAAGTAA
- a CDS encoding 1-acyl-sn-glycerol-3-phosphate acyltransferase codes for MSDAARPDLSGSSSKRGGGPQTATPEAAPPAADPRVYRAVLAVTYLPVMLSGAHLEVHGREHVPPPGTPLVIAANHRSNLDPFMVARSLPPGRLVQFMAKKELFVPVIGWIISTGGSFPIDRSGNDLGAVRMAVRILKNNGTVGIFPQGTRGGPALQGGVALIAAKARAPILPAGICREGKRWIVRFGPPIEAQGGIKGVTAELGERLRELTQPVGEPV; via the coding sequence ATGAGCGACGCCGCCCGTCCCGATCTTTCCGGTTCCAGTTCCAAACGTGGCGGCGGGCCGCAAACCGCTACCCCCGAAGCCGCGCCGCCCGCTGCCGATCCACGGGTCTACCGCGCCGTGCTGGCCGTGACCTACCTGCCCGTCATGCTCAGCGGCGCACATCTGGAAGTCCACGGGCGCGAGCATGTGCCGCCGCCCGGGACGCCCCTGGTGATCGCGGCCAACCACCGTTCCAACCTCGATCCGTTCATGGTGGCCCGCTCCCTGCCGCCGGGCCGACTCGTGCAGTTCATGGCTAAAAAGGAGTTGTTCGTCCCGGTCATCGGCTGGATCATCAGCACGGGCGGGAGCTTTCCCATCGATCGCTCGGGCAACGATCTGGGGGCCGTGCGCATGGCGGTGCGAATTCTAAAAAACAATGGTACGGTGGGCATCTTTCCGCAGGGAACGCGCGGCGGTCCGGCCCTCCAGGGCGGCGTAGCCCTGATTGCAGCCAAGGCCCGCGCCCCGATCCTTCCCGCCGGAATCTGCCGCGAAGGCAAGCGCTGGATCGTGCGTTTCGGCCCGCCCATCGAGGCGCAGGGCGGCATTAAAGGCGTGACGGCAGAACTGGGCGAGCGCCTGCGGGAACTGACACAGCCGGTGGGAGAGCCGGTCTAG
- a CDS encoding SDR family oxidoreductase — MKIAVIGAAGGVGRRVVAQAAKAGHDVAALVRREEQADMMSLYGAKPVMGDLEGDWQAVLDGADAVVWAAGGGAGGNYQAIDGEALGRVADTLTERGPKRLIVVSSMGVDRPEQMPPFLQQVLKVKAESDGHVQQSGLDWTIVRPGGLNDEPGIGKITVGTHAPRGSISRDDVASVVLACLGDPSTAGKTFEMVAGEQGISDAIASL; from the coding sequence ATGAAGATCGCAGTGATCGGTGCGGCGGGCGGTGTGGGCCGCCGGGTGGTGGCGCAGGCCGCCAAAGCAGGACATGACGTGGCCGCCCTAGTGCGCCGCGAGGAACAGGCCGACATGATGTCCCTTTACGGCGCAAAACCCGTGATGGGCGATCTGGAAGGCGACTGGCAAGCGGTGCTGGACGGCGCAGACGCGGTGGTCTGGGCAGCGGGCGGCGGCGCGGGCGGCAATTATCAGGCCATCGACGGCGAGGCCCTGGGGCGCGTGGCCGACACCCTCACAGAGCGAGGCCCCAAACGGCTGATCGTGGTCAGCAGCATGGGCGTGGACCGCCCCGAGCAGATGCCACCCTTTTTGCAACAGGTGCTGAAGGTCAAGGCCGAGTCGGACGGCCATGTGCAGCAAAGCGGTCTGGACTGGACCATCGTGCGCCCCGGCGGCCTGAATGACGAACCCGGCATCGGCAAGATCACGGTGGGCACCCACGCTCCCAGGGGCAGCATCTCGCGCGATGACGTGGCGAGCGTGGTCCTGGCCTGTCTGGGCGACCCGTCCACAGCAGGCAAGACCTTCGAGATGGTAGCCGGAGAGCAGGGCATTTCAGACGCGATAGCCAGCCTGTAA
- a CDS encoding alpha/beta hydrolase gives MAQVRFVIPKLPPNTPDGVLFLTGDHRKWGNESEGWTFERSGNRAVLEADLPEGALLGVKVRVLHGGQTIEEGDAWGGRTPAHKAVVHGDMEIQLHLTGWQDARQGRGRPSASAPPREELTLAAPWGEQLVRLWWPESFTLPLPLLIMHDGQNVYDEASTFAGQSWNVAGAAQALADEGHPCLIAALSVNDERNRRYVPFPFEMNAFNPGADEYLDWIADTLKPVLAQRFGAVDTAQTALAGSSFGGLVTLYGGLRAPAEFGMLGVFSPAIFPADFELLRWLEDKKAPQSRVWLDMGDHEADSLQGAADMVALTHALAGQLRPKVREVHVTIGADHWHDEAAWAERFPAFLRWWLEGSPASRE, from the coding sequence ATGGCCCAGGTCCGTTTCGTGATTCCCAAGCTGCCGCCGAACACGCCGGACGGCGTCCTGTTCCTGACTGGGGATCACCGGAAGTGGGGGAATGAGTCGGAAGGCTGGACCTTTGAGCGTTCGGGAAACAGGGCCGTACTGGAGGCCGATCTGCCCGAGGGCGCGTTGCTGGGGGTCAAGGTCCGCGTATTACATGGTGGGCAGACCATCGAAGAGGGCGACGCCTGGGGGGGGCGCACTCCTGCACATAAAGCCGTTGTCCACGGCGATATGGAAATCCAGCTCCATCTGACAGGCTGGCAGGATGCCCGGCAGGGGAGAGGACGGCCTTCCGCCTCCGCCCCACCGCGCGAGGAACTGACGCTGGCAGCACCCTGGGGGGAGCAATTGGTGCGGCTGTGGTGGCCCGAATCGTTCACGTTGCCCTTGCCGCTGCTGATCATGCATGACGGCCAGAACGTGTATGACGAGGCTTCCACCTTCGCTGGGCAGAGCTGGAATGTCGCTGGGGCGGCTCAGGCTCTGGCCGATGAGGGCCACCCCTGCCTGATCGCTGCCCTGAGCGTGAACGACGAGCGCAACCGCCGTTACGTGCCGTTCCCCTTCGAGATGAACGCCTTTAACCCTGGCGCAGACGAGTATCTGGACTGGATTGCAGACACGCTCAAGCCCGTGCTGGCTCAGCGCTTTGGCGCGGTGGACACGGCACAGACCGCTTTGGCCGGATCATCGTTCGGCGGACTCGTGACACTCTACGGAGGCTTACGCGCTCCCGCCGAATTCGGCATGCTGGGCGTCTTTAGCCCGGCCATCTTCCCCGCCGATTTCGAGCTGCTGCGCTGGCTGGAAGATAAAAAAGCCCCGCAGTCCCGTGTCTGGTTGGACATGGGGGATCACGAGGCTGATTCTTTGCAGGGCGCGGCGGATATGGTGGCGCTGACCCACGCTCTGGCAGGGCAACTCCGCCCGAAAGTGCGTGAAGTCCACGTCACCATCGGCGCAGACCACTGGCACGACGAGGCCGCGTGGGCGGAGCGTTTCCCGGCTTTTCTTCGCTGGTGGCTGGAAGGCTCGCCTGCCTCCCGAGAATAG
- the lon gene encoding endopeptidase La — protein sequence MPTDKTPSTKAALNLPKIVPVCPVRGSVIYPTMVQHIDASRSISINAIEAAMNAEKVILIVSQKDKDVDDPKGADLYDTGTACNVLRVRKNPDGTVQMLVSAVARVKVGKYTEGDYLRASITELPIPADDPVQLQALSRELRERFEVIANNGKISSESVQTINGKDDVGEMADHIAFNLDFKLEDKQALLEAVRLTDRIRTLLTLLDTEQEVQAVQAKIRAQVKEEIDKNQREYYLREQMKVIQKELQGGEDGEEGDEAEQFRAKIDALELKPDVKKEIDREVNRLARMHPDAAEASVIRTYLTWVTELPWNTRSEDRLEVEEAAQVLDEDHYGLEKVKDRVLEFLAVRRLRKERAERGELSIEDVNKGPILVFTGPPGVGKTSIAQSIAKALGRQYVRIALGGARDESDIRGHRRTYIGAMPGRLIQGLRTAGTKNPVILLDEVDKLGSSYQGDPSAALLEVLDPAQNQNFTDHYLGVAFDLSEVMFIATANYPEQIPAALMDRMEVIDFSSYIEQEKLEIAKRYLMPRQLTQNGLKPNQISFTDAALERLISHYTREAGVRNLEREIGTVARKVARRIATGDVKRVKVTDKELERYLGQARHTPETENREDMVGVSTGMFYTPVGGDILFVETSIMPGKGLVLTGQLGDVMKESARAALTYIKSNAERFHIDRARIEDSEIHVHVPAGAIPKEGPSAGGAMVTSLISALTGIPARHDVAMTGEMTLTGRYLPIGGLKEKVLGARRAGIKHIIMPKANEPDLRDIPTHLRSSVRFHPCETVDQVLDVALVGGLKALETPRGNEAATPPAKRRTARRGPGASA from the coding sequence ATGCCCACCGACAAGACCCCCAGCACCAAAGCAGCACTGAACCTCCCCAAAATTGTCCCCGTCTGCCCCGTGCGCGGCAGCGTGATCTACCCGACGATGGTGCAGCATATCGACGCGAGCCGTTCGATCTCTATTAACGCCATTGAGGCCGCCATGAACGCCGAGAAGGTCATCCTGATCGTGTCCCAGAAGGACAAAGACGTGGATGATCCCAAGGGCGCGGACCTGTACGACACGGGCACCGCCTGCAACGTGCTGCGCGTCCGCAAGAACCCCGACGGCACCGTGCAGATGCTGGTCAGCGCCGTGGCCCGCGTCAAGGTGGGCAAGTACACCGAGGGCGATTACCTGCGCGCCAGCATCACCGAATTGCCTATTCCTGCCGACGATCCGGTGCAGTTGCAGGCGCTGAGCCGCGAACTACGCGAACGCTTCGAGGTCATTGCCAACAACGGCAAGATCAGCAGCGAGAGCGTGCAGACCATCAACGGCAAGGACGACGTGGGCGAGATGGCCGACCACATCGCCTTCAACCTGGATTTCAAGCTGGAAGACAAGCAGGCGCTGCTGGAAGCCGTGCGCCTCACGGACCGCATCCGCACGCTGCTGACGCTGCTGGACACCGAGCAGGAAGTCCAGGCGGTGCAGGCCAAAATTCGCGCGCAGGTCAAGGAAGAAATTGACAAGAACCAGCGCGAATACTACCTGCGCGAGCAGATGAAGGTGATCCAGAAGGAACTCCAGGGCGGTGAGGACGGCGAGGAAGGCGACGAGGCCGAGCAGTTCCGCGCCAAGATCGACGCGCTGGAGCTGAAGCCCGACGTCAAGAAAGAAATTGACCGCGAGGTCAACCGTCTGGCCCGCATGCACCCCGACGCCGCCGAGGCCAGCGTGATCCGCACCTACCTGACCTGGGTGACCGAGTTGCCGTGGAACACCCGCAGCGAGGACCGTCTGGAGGTCGAGGAAGCCGCGCAGGTGCTGGACGAGGACCACTACGGTCTGGAAAAGGTCAAGGACCGCGTGCTGGAATTCCTGGCCGTGCGCCGATTGCGTAAAGAACGCGCCGAACGCGGCGAGCTGAGCATCGAGGACGTGAACAAGGGACCGATTCTGGTCTTCACCGGGCCTCCCGGCGTGGGCAAGACCAGCATCGCGCAGAGCATCGCCAAGGCACTGGGTCGCCAGTACGTGCGAATCGCCCTGGGCGGCGCACGCGACGAGTCCGATATTCGCGGCCACCGCCGCACCTACATCGGCGCGATGCCGGGCCGATTGATCCAGGGCCTGCGCACCGCCGGGACCAAGAACCCCGTCATCCTGCTGGACGAGGTGGACAAGCTGGGCAGCTCTTATCAGGGCGATCCAAGTGCAGCGCTGCTGGAAGTGCTGGACCCGGCGCAGAACCAGAACTTCACCGATCACTACCTGGGCGTGGCCTTTGACCTGTCTGAGGTCATGTTCATCGCCACCGCCAACTACCCCGAGCAGATTCCCGCCGCGCTTATGGACCGCATGGAAGTGATCGACTTCTCCAGCTACATTGAGCAGGAGAAGCTGGAAATCGCCAAGCGCTACCTGATGCCCCGCCAGCTCACGCAGAACGGCCTGAAGCCCAACCAGATCAGCTTTACCGACGCTGCGCTGGAACGGCTGATCAGCCACTACACCCGTGAAGCCGGGGTCCGCAATCTGGAGCGCGAGATCGGCACGGTGGCCCGCAAGGTGGCCCGCCGGATTGCCACCGGCGACGTCAAGCGCGTCAAGGTGACCGACAAGGAGCTGGAGCGCTACCTGGGGCAGGCCCGTCATACCCCCGAAACCGAGAACCGCGAGGACATGGTGGGCGTGTCCACCGGGATGTTCTACACCCCCGTCGGCGGCGACATCCTGTTCGTGGAAACGAGCATCATGCCCGGCAAGGGGCTGGTCCTGACCGGACAGCTCGGAGACGTGATGAAGGAGTCGGCCCGCGCCGCCCTGACCTACATCAAGAGCAACGCCGAACGCTTCCACATCGACCGCGCCCGCATCGAGGACTCCGAGATTCACGTTCACGTTCCTGCCGGAGCCATTCCCAAGGAAGGCCCCAGCGCAGGCGGCGCAATGGTCACCAGCCTGATCAGCGCCCTGACCGGCATTCCCGCCCGCCACGACGTCGCCATGACCGGCGAGATGACCCTGACCGGGCGCTACCTGCCCATCGGCGGCCTGAAGGAAAAGGTGCTGGGCGCGCGGCGTGCGGGCATCAAGCACATCATCATGCCCAAAGCCAACGAGCCGGACCTGCGCGACATTCCCACCCACCTGCGCTCCTCGGTGCGCTTCCACCCCTGCGAAACGGTGGATCAGGTACTGGACGTGGCCCTGGTGGGCGGCCTGAAGGCGCTGGAAACCCCGCGTGGGAATGAAGCGGCCACCCCGCCAGCCAAACGCCGCACGGCGCGGCGTGGGCCGGGAGCCAGCGCTTAA
- a CDS encoding YqgE/AlgH family protein, protein MSGPLTFLVASPHLHGEVFGGTVILLLEHDEKGAMGLIVNAPTPQPVSELMAEAEGQDIPAWLGGPVDPTLGWCLYPDALELDGEVSLVPGLNVSSSLDVLRAVMESGQRYMLVLGYAGWSAGQLAGEARAGAWVWVEQDTSELLWNIPATDRWSEALRRLGVIPSTIMPGGAQA, encoded by the coding sequence ATGAGTGGGCCACTGACTTTCCTGGTCGCCAGTCCTCACCTGCACGGCGAGGTCTTTGGCGGCACCGTCATCCTGTTGCTGGAACACGACGAGAAAGGCGCGATGGGGCTGATCGTCAACGCACCGACGCCCCAGCCCGTCTCCGAGCTGATGGCCGAGGCCGAGGGACAGGACATACCCGCGTGGCTGGGTGGCCCGGTGGACCCCACACTGGGCTGGTGCCTGTACCCGGACGCGCTGGAGCTGGACGGCGAAGTCAGCCTGGTGCCGGGCCTCAACGTGTCCAGCAGCCTGGACGTGCTGCGGGCCGTGATGGAAAGCGGGCAAAGGTACATGCTGGTGCTGGGTTACGCGGGCTGGAGCGCCGGGCAACTCGCGGGGGAAGCGCGGGCCGGAGCCTGGGTCTGGGTGGAGCAGGACACCTCGGAATTGCTGTGGAATATTCCAGCAACAGACCGCTGGAGCGAGGCGCTGCGGCGGCTGGGCGTGATCCCCAGCACCATCATGCCGGGTGGGGCACAGGCTTGA
- the murA gene encoding UDP-N-acetylglucosamine 1-carboxyvinyltransferase translates to MQLTPLHIKGGRALSGEITVQHSKNAALPVIVATLLSCEPVTLHGIPRLSDVYTILDLMAHLGTQHKWVGDNSLELYTPEIINTDAPYALVSKMRASFIVMGAILARAGQATVSMPGGCAWGPRPVDQHVKAFRALGVTMTEDGGNFDARREGSLNGHFVFELLTVGGTHNAILAAALGDGVVVLDNASIDTDVVDMVEFLNSLGADITGAGTNTITVRGVAALRGGSYTVIPDRIEAGTFMMLAAANRCKLRVRNVRPDHLRAVTAKLQEMGVQITEDGNTLIVDATGTELKPVNVTTQSFPGFPTDLQPQMSALLATVPGTSVVQDPVYPDRLTHVAELHRMGANITVSGYTQVIQGAKLHAAPVKAADLRAGAALFIAALTTEGETVIDGVQYLNRGYERLAERLRGIGANVQQHDMALAMD, encoded by the coding sequence ATGCAATTAACCCCACTGCACATCAAGGGTGGCCGCGCGCTCAGCGGCGAAATTACCGTCCAACACAGCAAGAACGCTGCCCTGCCGGTGATCGTCGCCACCCTGCTGAGCTGCGAGCCGGTGACCCTGCACGGTATTCCGCGTCTGAGCGACGTGTACACCATCCTGGACCTGATGGCGCACCTGGGGACGCAGCACAAGTGGGTGGGCGACAACAGCCTGGAACTGTACACCCCCGAAATCATCAACACCGACGCGCCCTACGCGCTGGTCAGCAAGATGCGCGCCAGCTTTATCGTGATGGGCGCGATCCTGGCCCGCGCCGGGCAGGCCACCGTCAGCATGCCGGGCGGCTGCGCCTGGGGACCGCGCCCGGTAGACCAGCATGTCAAGGCGTTCCGTGCGCTGGGCGTGACCATGACCGAGGACGGCGGCAACTTCGACGCGCGGCGGGAAGGCAGTCTGAACGGTCATTTCGTCTTTGAGCTGCTGACCGTGGGTGGCACCCACAACGCCATCCTGGCTGCCGCGCTGGGCGACGGTGTGGTGGTGCTGGACAACGCCAGTATCGACACCGATGTGGTGGACATGGTGGAATTTCTGAATTCGCTGGGCGCGGATATCACGGGGGCGGGGACCAACACGATCACGGTCCGCGGCGTCGCTGCCCTGCGTGGCGGCTCGTACACGGTCATCCCGGACCGCATCGAGGCCGGAACGTTCATGATGCTGGCCGCTGCCAACCGCTGCAAGCTGCGGGTCCGCAACGTTCGCCCCGATCACCTGCGCGCCGTGACCGCCAAATTGCAGGAAATGGGTGTGCAGATCACCGAGGACGGCAACACCCTGATCGTGGACGCCACTGGAACAGAGCTGAAGCCGGTGAATGTGACCACCCAAAGCTTCCCCGGTTTTCCCACCGACCTGCAACCGCAGATGAGTGCCCTGCTCGCCACTGTTCCTGGCACCAGCGTCGTTCAGGACCCGGTGTACCCGGACCGCCTGACCCACGTCGCCGAGTTGCACCGTATGGGCGCGAACATCACTGTCAGCGGCTACACGCAGGTCATTCAGGGCGCAAAATTGCATGCCGCTCCAGTCAAGGCTGCCGATCTGCGTGCTGGAGCCGCCCTGTTTATTGCTGCTCTGACCACCGAGGGCGAAACTGTCATCGACGGCGTGCAGTACCTGAACCGGGGGTACGAGCGTCTGGCTGAGCGCCTGCGCGGCATCGGGGCCAACGTGCAGCAGCACGACATGGCCCTGGCAATGGACTGA
- a CDS encoding transcriptional regulator, translating to MPKKERKRLQVVISDEQDALLTRTAYELSSPERLISKSEVVRLAIEKIARELGEGPQAGQIDEYRAILGSAGPRDED from the coding sequence ATGCCCAAAAAGGAACGCAAACGCTTGCAGGTGGTCATCAGCGACGAACAGGATGCGCTGCTGACCCGCACCGCCTACGAGCTGTCCAGTCCCGAGCGCCTGATCAGCAAGAGCGAGGTCGTGCGGCTGGCCATCGAAAAAATTGCCCGCGAACTCGGCGAGGGACCGCAGGCCGGACAGATCGACGAGTACCGCGCCATTCTGGGCAGCGCAGGGCCCAGGGACGAGGACTGA
- the truA gene encoding tRNA pseudouridine(38-40) synthase TruA: protein MTDTRRRYIPPAGHVRLRLTVGWDGAAYAGWQSQASAPSVQDTLQGAFQHLTSAEFRPVAAGRTDAGVHAEAMPVHMDVPEGFGVPLPRLARALNAHLPPTLAVLEAVQAPPGFHARFSCAERRYVYRLLRTPHRHPLWEGRALHVRGELDMQAMNAAAASLIGTHDFAAFATQEDRQTVRELRGLSVVPGSSIWEIHVAGQSFLRHMVRGLVGTLLLVGAGKLEASAVIEILASRQRAQAGANVPAHGLYFSGASYGGQGRG from the coding sequence ATGACCGACACCCGCCGCCGCTATATTCCCCCAGCGGGCCACGTCCGGCTCAGGCTGACCGTGGGCTGGGACGGCGCGGCCTACGCCGGATGGCAGTCCCAGGCCAGCGCCCCCAGCGTGCAGGACACGTTACAGGGGGCATTTCAGCACCTGACGTCTGCCGAGTTTCGTCCCGTCGCCGCCGGACGCACTGACGCTGGCGTCCACGCCGAGGCCATGCCGGTGCATATGGACGTGCCCGAGGGCTTTGGGGTGCCCCTGCCCCGGCTGGCGCGGGCGCTGAACGCCCATCTGCCGCCGACGCTGGCTGTGCTGGAAGCTGTACAGGCCCCGCCCGGCTTCCACGCCCGCTTTTCCTGCGCCGAGCGGCGCTATGTATACCGGCTGCTGCGAACGCCGCACCGACATCCCCTGTGGGAGGGCCGCGCCCTGCATGTGCGGGGCGAACTGGACATGCAGGCCATGAATGCCGCCGCCGCCAGCCTGATCGGCACCCACGACTTCGCCGCCTTCGCCACCCAGGAGGACCGCCAGACGGTGCGGGAATTGCGTGGCCTGAGTGTGGTGCCAGGCAGTTCCATCTGGGAAATCCACGTCGCGGGCCAGAGTTTTCTGCGCCACATGGTACGCGGGCTGGTCGGCACGCTGCTACTCGTCGGCGCGGGCAAACTGGAGGCCAGCGCGGTGATTGAAATCCTGGCCTCCCGTCAGCGGGCGCAGGCGGGCGCAAACGTCCCTGCCCACGGCCTGTATTTCAGCGGCGCAAGCTATGGCGGGCAGGGGAGAGGCTGA
- a CDS encoding M23 family metallopeptidase encodes MKNVLCAALCSLTLSGLLLTSWAGAATSYRVRPGDTLGQIAARAGLSVKQVQAANPRLRGKTVVQAGWVLTLPARPGAATQYRVRSGDSLSVIAKRYDVSLSQLLRANPKYAGGKPVQVGVLVKIPARTVTASSSRSLSRTSAATVRTASTSSRAGGWLWPLSRYNAISSGYGERTLEGDSEMHYGVDIVAPIGTPVRAARSGRVLESRPDFERGWGWTVVIEHQDGWITRYAHLSVNLIRKGELVSQGQTIGRVGNTGRSTGPHLHFGTYLRWNPRDPLGLY; translated from the coding sequence GTGAAGAACGTCCTGTGCGCCGCGCTCTGTAGCCTGACACTGAGCGGCCTGCTGCTAACCAGCTGGGCAGGAGCGGCCACCTCGTACCGGGTCAGGCCCGGCGACACCCTGGGCCAGATCGCGGCCCGTGCGGGCCTGAGCGTGAAACAGGTGCAGGCGGCCAATCCAAGATTGCGCGGAAAAACCGTCGTGCAGGCAGGCTGGGTGCTGACCCTCCCAGCGCGGCCCGGCGCGGCCACCCAGTACCGCGTGCGTTCTGGTGACAGCCTAAGCGTGATCGCCAAGCGGTACGACGTCTCGCTGTCGCAACTGTTGCGGGCCAATCCAAAGTACGCGGGCGGCAAACCGGTTCAGGTGGGCGTGCTGGTCAAGATTCCGGCGCGGACGGTGACGGCCAGTTCGTCCCGCTCCTTGTCCCGCACGTCTGCCGCCACGGTCCGCACCGCCAGCACTTCCAGCCGCGCGGGTGGGTGGCTCTGGCCGCTGAGCAGATACAACGCCATCAGCAGTGGCTACGGGGAGCGAACGCTGGAAGGCGACTCCGAGATGCATTACGGCGTGGACATCGTGGCCCCCATTGGCACCCCCGTCCGGGCGGCCCGCAGCGGACGGGTGCTGGAATCACGGCCCGACTTCGAACGCGGCTGGGGCTGGACCGTGGTGATCGAACACCAGGACGGCTGGATCACCCGGTACGCTCACCTGAGCGTCAACTTGATCAGGAAGGGCGAACTGGTGAGCCAGGGACAGACGATAGGCCGGGTGGGCAACACGGGCCGCAGCACCGGACCGCACCTGCATTTCGGCACCTATCTGCGCTGGAATCCGCGCGATCCGCTGGGGCTGTACTGA